The nucleotide sequence GAGGTGACGGACGTGAACGGGAACCCGGTCGACCGCCCGGTCCAGACCGTCGACTGGCAGCCCGAGGACGCCCAGCGCGACGGGTTCGACCACTACATGCTGAAGGAGATCAACGAACAGCCCGCGGCGCTGGACCGCGCGATCAAGGGCCGCATCACCGAGGACTACGACGTCCACCTCGAGGAGTTCCCGCCCGGCTCGTTCGCGGACGTCGGGACGGTCCACCTGCTCGCCTGCGGAACGTCGTACCACGCCGCGCTGTACGCCCAGCAGCTCCTGGCCGACCGCGGCGTCCCGGCACAGGTGTTCAGCGCGGGCGAGTACACGACCACCCCCGCGCCCGTCCGCGACGACACGCTCGTCGTCGCGGTGACACAGAGCGGGGAGACCGCCGACACGCTCTCCTCGATCAAGATCGCTGCCGACCGCGGCGCGCGCACGCTCGCGGTGACGAACGTCGTCGGCTCGACGGCCGCGCGGGTCTGCGACGACGCGCTGTTCATCCGGGCGGGCCCGGAGATCGGCGTCGCCGCGACCAAGACGTTCTCCTCGCAGGTCGCGGTGCTCGCGCTGCTCGCCGAGCGGATCGCCGAGGACGTGACCGGCGAGATCGACCCCGACCGCGAGGCGCTGCTCGCGGCGCTGGAACGGCTGCCCGACCACGTCGAGGAGGCGCTCGACCGCTCCCCTGCGGAGGCGCTGGCCCCGCAGTTCACCGACCGCGACGAGCAGTTCTTCATCGGCCGCGGCGTCGGCTACCCAGTCGCACTGGAAAGCGCCTTGAAGTTCAAGGAGATCACCTACGAGCACGCGGAGGGGTTCGCCGCGGGCGAACTCAAACACGGGCCGCTGGCGCTCGTGACCTCGGACACCACCGTGTTCGCGGTGTTCACCGGCCGGCACGACGAGAAGACGTTGAAAAACGTCGAGGAGGTGCGCAGCCGCGGCGCGCCCGTCGTCGCGGTCGCCGCCGAGTCCGCCGGCGAGGTGGCCGAGGCGGCCGACGAGTTCCTGCCGATCCCCGACACCCACCCCGTCGCGGCGGGGCTGCTCGCGAACGTCCAGCTCCAGCTCGTCTCCTACCGGGTCGCCGACCTGCTCGGTCGGTCGATCGACAAGCCCCGGAACCTCGCCAAGAGCGTCACCGTCGAGTGACGTCGGCGGCCGAACCCCGAACTACCCCCCGCCCCATACAATGTCAACGGAAGACCCGAACACGCTGACGCAGGACACGGTTTACGACCTGTTGAGCAACAGGCGTCGGCGGTTCGTGATCTCGAAGCTGCGACGCGCCGACGGGGCGGTCTCGGTCAACGAGCTCTCCGAGGCGGTCGCCGCCTGGGAGAACGACGTCGAGATCGACGAACTCACCGACAAGCAGATCAAACGCGTCTACGTCTCGCTGTACCAGATCCACATCCCGAAGCTCGACGAGGCCGGGCTGGTGGCGTACGACAAGGAGGCCGGACAGGTCGAACTCACGCCCGCGGTGTCGGAGCTCGACAGCTACCTCCCCGACCAGGAGACCGACGACGAGGGGATCGAGTGGCCGCTCGTGTACGGCGCGGTCGCGGCGGGCGCGCTGGCGCTGTACGCCGGCGTGTTGCTGCTCCCCGGTGCGTTCGAGTGGCTCCCGCTGACCGTGCTGAACGTCGCGGTGTTCGGGGCGCTGGTCGTCGTCGCGGCGACACACTACGTGATCGACCAATGGCAGTGATATCACACCCTTCGGCGGGACGCAGCGCCGGCTCGTGGAGGAGATCATGACGCCGGACTGGGACGTCGTCGGGCACGTGATCAGCTCCCGCCACCGGACGCTGGTGCTCGGCCGGCTCGCCGAGAGTCCGGCGACGCCGACCCAGATCGCGTCCGACGTCGACATCGCGTCGACCCACGTCTCCCGCGCGCTGAACTCGCTGCGGGAGCGCGGCCTCGTCGAACTGCTCGTTCCCGAGGACCGCCGGAAGGGACGCGTGTACGGCATTACGAGTAAGGGAAGCGAGACCTGGGAGGTGATCCAGTCGAAAGGGCTGACGAAGGAGGAGTGACGCGGAGAAACCAGCGTATAACCAAACGCCTCCTCCGGGTAGTGGGAGGTATGCGAAGGAAGCTACTCAGCGTGGCACTGCTCCTGATCGTGGCCGTCGTCGCGATGGCCGTCGAACGACTCACCCGACCGGATCTCGTCGACGACGCCGGGGCGTAGTCGGGCGTTAGGTCGGATCGTACAGCTCGTCCTCCCAGCGGCGGCGTCGCCGCAGCGCCTCCTCGCCGTCGGGCGTCAGCGCGTAGAAGTTCGTCCGACGGTTGATCGCTCCCTTCTCGACGAGGCCGGCCTCGACGAGCTCGTCCAGGTTGGGGTAGAGCCGGCCGTGAGTGATCTCACACTCCAGCGTCCGCTCGAGCTCGTCGGCGACCGTGCGCCCGGAGGGGTGATCGAAGCCGGCGATCACGTACAACAAGTCACGCTGGAAGCCGCTCAGTTCGTGGACCTGGACCACCATACCCAGGCCAACGGAGCCGTCACTATAGTTATTATCGAGCAACGGGCCGCTCGGGCCGCAGCTCACGGGCTGATCGACGCTCGGGTCGGCCAGCCCTGCCCCGACCCGTAAACCGACTGTGGCGGCGTCGACGCCGCCACAGTCGCCGTCAGAATAGCACGGAACTACTCGTCGTCGAACCGGTTCCTACTACCGCTCCGCCGCCACCGTTTGCGGCCGGCGGGCGGCGTCGTCCGTCCCGTCGTCCTCCTCCTCGTCGTTCGGGCAGAGCTGTTCCGGACTGCGCTCGAACTTGTTCCGCGCGACGAACTCGTTGATTCGATTCATGTCGGCTTCACTGATCCCCGTCATCGCCTCTATCGTTCACTGCAGAGGACATAGTAATACGATTCATAGTGACTGGTAATCCCGTTGTAACGTCCCGCCTCGCGAGCGGTTCGCCCACGCCGCCCGGCTGCGGTTCGGTCGTGAAACCGCCGGCGGACGGCGGGACACGTTCCCTCGTTCTGACGTGTCGGGAAAAACACCAGAAGTTCCGTGAGTACGTTCGCTGTGTCGTAACGCTTTTGGATAGTTCTTCCAAATCCGGGCTGATGACTAGCCAGAGAAACGTCGGCAGCACAGCAGCAGAAACCACCAAACTGCAGTCCGAAGGGGCCGATGTCGTGTCGCGTGTCGTCGAAGCCGTCGCCGAACGGGAAGGCATGGAGCCGACGGCGGTCGAACCCCGCCTGTACGAGGTGATCGACCCGGACGCGCTGTCAGCGCTCGTCGAAGACCCGCCGGAGTCCGGGCTCACCGTCGGGTTCGACTATGCGGGCTACCGGGTCGTGGTCGTCGCCGATGAGGGACTCCACGTCGAGGCAACTGCGGAGGCGTAACGGCTCAGCGGTCGCGGGTGACGGATTCTCCGACAGCCGTGCGGCTCCCGGGCGAGAGCGTTACCCCGGCGTCGATGCTGGTGTCGATCCCGGTTTTCGTCCCGCGGCCCACGACGACGCCGAACTTCCGCCGACCGGTCGAGCGCCGCTCGTCCTTCACGGCCAGATCGACCGGCTCGCCGTCGTGACGCAGGTTCGCCACGACCGTCCCGGCGCCGAAGTTCACCTCCGGGGCGAGGATGCTGTCGCCGACGTAGGAGAGGTGGGCGACGCTGGTGTCGCGCCCGATCACGCTGTTTTTGATCTCGACCGCGTGGCCGACCTGTGCGCCCGGGCGGAGCAGCGTCGCCCCACGGACGTACGCGTTCGGCCCGACGGTCGCGCCGGACTGGATCAGCGCCGGCCCCTCGATCGTGACGCCGTCACGGACGGTCGCGCCCGACTCCACGACCACGTCGCCCTCGAGCGTCGCGCCGTCGGCCACGTCACCCTCGACAGCCCGGGTGAGTTCGCCGAGCTTCCACTCGTTCGCGGCCAGCAGCTCCCACGGTCGCCCCACGTCGATCCAGCGCGAGAACGGCACCGCTTTCACGCGGTCGGTGGCACACAGCGACCCGAGCAGGTCGGTGAGCTCGAACTCGCCGCGCTCGCTCTCCGCGATGTCGTCCAGCGCGTCGCTGGCGCCCGCGGGGAACGCGTACGCGCCGGCGTTGACGAGGTCGCTGTTCGGCTCGTCGGGCTTCTCGGTCACGCCGAGCACGCGGCCCGCGACGCCGCCGTCGCCCGAGATCGCGCGGTTCTCGCCGGCCTCGTCGCCCGCCAGCGACAGCACGCCGTACTGGCTCGGATCGTCGACGACGTAGGAGCCGACGGAGGGGACGTGGTCGTACACCCGGGAGAGCGACGGCGCGTCGTACAGCGCGTCGCCGTTGAGTACGACGAACGGCCCGTCGTCGAGCAGCGAGCGCGCGGTCAACACGGCGTCGGCAGTGCCCCGCTGCTCGGCCTGGTGACAGTAGTCGATCGGAACGCCCGCGTGGCTGTCGCCGAGCACGCCGCGGACCTGGTCGGCGCCACAGCCGACGACCACCACGAACCGCGACGCCCCCGCCACCGCGGCGGCGTCGAGCGTGTGGCTCACCAGCGGTCGCCCGGCGACCGGCAGGCACGGTTTCGGCGTCTCGTCGGTCAGCACGCCCATACGGCTGCCTTTGCCGGCAGCCAGCACGACGGTCTGCATGGCCCGTTCCCATCGCGCCGGCGCCTAAGTAACGCGGCGGCTAAACGTGGCACCGAGAGTATTAGTTCCGAGCGAGCCAGTTCCGGGTATGAGTCGAGCGTCCGAGACCGTCGCCCGCATCCGTCGCCTCCCCCGCGACCGCCCGCTGCTGACGCTCGGGCTCGCGGTGTTGGTCGTCGAGCTCGTCGGCGCCTCCGGCGCCGTGTTCACCGCACAGGGGCTCGCGGGCTGGTACGGGACGCTCGAGCGCCCCGCGCTGGCGCCGCCGAACTGGGTGTTCGGCCCCGTGTGGACCACGCTGTTCGCGCTGATCGGCGTCGCGGCGTGGCTGGTGTGGCGCCGCGCCGACGAGTCGCCGCGAAAGGTCCGCCTCGCGGCCATCGCCTTCGTCGCGCAGTTCGCGCTCAACCTCGCGTGGTCGGCGGCGTTTTTCGGGTTGCAGCGGATCGGGGTCGCACTCGTGGTGATCGTGCTCCTCTGGCTGCTGATCGCGGCGACGATCTCGACGTTCGCCCGCGTCGACCGCCGCGCGGGCGCGCTGCTGG is from Halolamina sp. CBA1230 and encodes:
- a CDS encoding PadR family transcriptional regulator, whose protein sequence is MVVQVHELSGFQRDLLYVIAGFDHPSGRTVADELERTLECEITHGRLYPNLDELVEAGLVEKGAINRRTNFYALTPDGEEALRRRRRWEDELYDPT
- the glmU gene encoding bifunctional sugar-1-phosphate nucleotidylyltransferase/acetyltransferase, which gives rise to MQTVVLAAGKGSRMGVLTDETPKPCLPVAGRPLVSHTLDAAAVAGASRFVVVVGCGADQVRGVLGDSHAGVPIDYCHQAEQRGTADAVLTARSLLDDGPFVVLNGDALYDAPSLSRVYDHVPSVGSYVVDDPSQYGVLSLAGDEAGENRAISGDGGVAGRVLGVTEKPDEPNSDLVNAGAYAFPAGASDALDDIAESERGEFELTDLLGSLCATDRVKAVPFSRWIDVGRPWELLAANEWKLGELTRAVEGDVADGATLEGDVVVESGATVRDGVTIEGPALIQSGATVGPNAYVRGATLLRPGAQVGHAVEIKNSVIGRDTSVAHLSYVGDSILAPEVNFGAGTVVANLRHDGEPVDLAVKDERRSTGRRKFGVVVGRGTKTGIDTSIDAGVTLSPGSRTAVGESVTRDR
- a CDS encoding TspO/MBR family protein; the protein is MSRASETVARIRRLPRDRPLLTLGLAVLVVELVGASGAVFTAQGLAGWYGTLERPALAPPNWVFGPVWTTLFALIGVAAWLVWRRADESPRKVRLAAIAFVAQFALNLAWSAAFFGLQRIGVALVVIVLLWLLIAATISTFARVDRRAGALLVPYLLWVSFAVYLNYGFWTLN
- the glmS gene encoding glutamine--fructose-6-phosphate transaminase (isomerizing), producing the protein MCGITACAAPDDEDVLDTLVDGLRNLEYRGYDSSGVAVRDDGAVTVVKREGEIDALAAALDDVAPAGNVGIGHTRWSTHGAPTDANAHPHTGCADDVSVVHNGIVENYAALRGELVERGHSFTSDTDTEVIPHLVEQYREAGHSTEEAFRKAIGRLEGRFAVAMIVGDEDDVFAARDGSPLVIGVGEDRRFLASDVPSFLEHTDRVAFVEDGDVVRLSADEHEVTDVNGNPVDRPVQTVDWQPEDAQRDGFDHYMLKEINEQPAALDRAIKGRITEDYDVHLEEFPPGSFADVGTVHLLACGTSYHAALYAQQLLADRGVPAQVFSAGEYTTTPAPVRDDTLVVAVTQSGETADTLSSIKIAADRGARTLAVTNVVGSTAARVCDDALFIRAGPEIGVAATKTFSSQVAVLALLAERIAEDVTGEIDPDREALLAALERLPDHVEEALDRSPAEALAPQFTDRDEQFFIGRGVGYPVALESALKFKEITYEHAEGFAAGELKHGPLALVTSDTTVFAVFTGRHDEKTLKNVEEVRSRGAPVVAVAAESAGEVAEAADEFLPIPDTHPVAAGLLANVQLQLVSYRVADLLGRSIDKPRNLAKSVTVE
- a CDS encoding winged helix-turn-helix domain-containing protein; this translates as MTPDWDVVGHVISSRHRTLVLGRLAESPATPTQIASDVDIASTHVSRALNSLRERGLVELLVPEDRRKGRVYGITSKGSETWEVIQSKGLTKEE
- a CDS encoding HalOD1 output domain-containing protein, which codes for MTSQRNVGSTAAETTKLQSEGADVVSRVVEAVAEREGMEPTAVEPRLYEVIDPDALSALVEDPPESGLTVGFDYAGYRVVVVADEGLHVEATAEA